A single Ascochyta rabiei chromosome 4, complete sequence DNA region contains:
- a CDS encoding Ribonuclease III yields the protein MDVAHKLALLERMINRIFNQNLLRVESINSDGQPVFYSGQWRQIGKNDRLAIVGDRVIDMVLCTSWFDVRNAEGRLLTKGQWSELQGDLVTDDRLARRGFSLGLDDVVIKNPGHHGRISNGMMANAVEAIIGAVYVDSGYSLDAVRIVISHLSFFKHHLLLVFVAA from the exons ATGGACGTTGCCCATAAACTAGCTCTTCTGGAACGTATGATCAATCGCATTTTCAACCAAAATCTTCTTAGGGTTGAATCCATCAATTCCGACGGACAACCTGTTTTCTACAGCGGACAATGGCGTCAGATTGGAAAGAACGATCGCCTTGCTATTGTGGGCGATAGAGTCATTGATATGGTGCTGTGTACCTCGTGGTTCGATGTACGGAATGCGGAAG GTCGCCTACTCACCAAAGGTCAATGGTCGGAACTCCAGGGCGATCTGGTGACCGATGATCGCCTCGCTCGACGTGGCTTCAGCCTTGGGCTCGATGACGTCGTCATCAAGAACCCTGGTCATCATGGCCGCATTTCAAACGGAATGATGGCTAACGCTGTTGAAGCCATCATTGGCGCCGTCTACGTGGATTCTGGTTACAGTCTTGACGCTGTTCGTATAGTCATAAGCCATCTTAGCTTCTTCAAACACCATCTGCTATTGGTATTTGTGGCGGCGTAA
- a CDS encoding Exosome non-catalytic core component — protein MPLDTSTYSLALLRLDGRRWNELRRIHAQISTQAAADGSSYLEMGNTKILCSVTGPHEGRSSGARGGAGGQAKLEVEINSAAFSGMDRRRNARGDKRTSEMEHCLREAFGGVVLGHLYPHSTITINLHIISQDGSLLAACINAATLALIDAGIPMTDYLVACTAASSASASAADNASADDPLLDLNVLEEQELPFLTVGCLGESDKVAVCVMETRVRMERLEGMLAVGIEGCKRMRGILDGVVKGYGKRFG, from the coding sequence ATGCCTCTCGACACAAGCACCTACTCCCTGGCTTTGTTGCGTCTCGACGGCCGGCGCTGGAACGAGCTGCGCCGTATTCATGCCCAAATCTCGACCCAAGCAGCTGCCGACGGCTCGTCGTATCTTGAAATGGGCAACACGAAGATCCTCTGCAGCGTCACGGGACCGCACGAGGGCCGATCGTCAGGCGCACGCGGCGGCGCGGGCGGACAGGCAAAGCTGGAGGTCGAGATCAACAGCGCAGCATTCAGCGGGATGGACCGGCGACGCAATGCGCGCGGCGATAAGCGCACGAGCGAGATGGAGCACTGTCTGCGCGAGGCGTTTGGGGGTGTTGTCTTGGGGCATCTGTACCCGCATTCTACCATCACCATCAACCTGCACATCATCTCGCAGGACGGGTCGCTGCTGGCTGCGTGCATTAATGCCGCGACCCTCGCGCTCATCGACGCGGGTATACCCATGACAGATTACCTCGTCGCCTGCACAGCGGCCTCGTCTGCCTCGGCGAGCGCGGCAGACAACGCCAGCGCGGACGACCCGCTGCTGGACCTCAATGTGctggaggagcaggagctgCCTTTTCTGACCGTGGGGTGTTTGGGCGAGAGCGACAAGGTCGCCGTCTGCGTCATGGAGACCAGAGTGCGCATGGAGCGGCTGGAGGGCATGCTGGCAGTTGGGATAGAAGGGTGCAAGCGGATGAGGGGGATACTGGATGGCGTCGTCAAGGGGTATGGGAAGCGGTTTGGATGA